A window from Mya arenaria isolate MELC-2E11 chromosome 9, ASM2691426v1 encodes these proteins:
- the LOC128202963 gene encoding uncharacterized protein LOC128202963 isoform X1, which produces MNVEEQLSCIKDLCRQKILHVIQSLENARTLNITIELQEILRYLLQLSSLTCIRSCIVFVQEALQILEQLPTENEISEIEVCKRQGRKYDIPGETLQYLIESGLRVKEISELLNVSKRTVERRMEEFNLSIRQTYSNLSDNDLRQEVEELCSSFPNVGYRTIQSLLLSQGLKVQELRVRQAVRECDPCGVLFRKVFLTSCRIQRRTYSVSGPQALWHIDGNHKLIRWRLVIHGGIDGYSRFPVYLNVSNNNRADTVLYAFLEAVQQFGLPRRVRSDKGGENVLVAEYMVEHQPIVNRPFIAGRSVHNQRIERLWREVWAGVTSLYYAIFYGLENEGILDPTSEVHIMMLHLVFVPRIQTHLNRFAEALRRRPLRTENNRTPLQLWMTSRHPPTNEQVDTDVYGIDYNPETVLFHQESVEVPATMEIGDDHRQRIQDILQKDSNNLGVDIYKEILEFWTVN; this is translated from the exons ATGAA TGTTGAGGAACAGCTATCCTGCATCAAAGATCTCTGCAGACAGAAGATACTGCATGTGATTCAGAGTTTAGAGAATGCCCGCACTCTCAACATTACTATAGAGCTACAAGAgatattaagatatttgttaCAGTTATCCAGCTTAACTTGTATAAGAAGCTGTATAGTATTTGTTCAAGAAGCTCTTCAGATCCTAGAACAGTTACCAACAGAGAATGAAATTTCGGAAATAGAAGTTTGTAAAAGACAAGGTAGAAAATATGATATCCCTGGTGAAACACTGCAGTATCTAATTGAATCCGGACTGAGAGTAAAGGAAATTTCAGAATTACTTAATGTGAGTAAGAGAACAGTTGAGAGAAGAATGGAAGAGTTCAACCTGTCAATCAGACAGACTTATAGCAATTTATCTGACAATGATTTAAGGCAAGAGGTTGAAGAGCTCTGTTCCAGTTTTCCAAATGTTGGGTACAGAACTATTCAGAGTCTTCTTCTTTCACAAGGATTGAAGGTACAGGAGTTAAGAGTAAGGCAGGCTGTAAGAGAGTGTGATCCTTGTGGGGTTTTGTTTCGCAAAGTTTTCCTGACTTCATGTAGAATACAGAGAAGAACTTACTCTGTTAGTGGTCCTCAAGCCCTTTGGCATATTGATGGAAACCACAAGTTAATAAG aTGGCGACTTGTTATACATGGAGGAATAGATGGTTACTCCAGGTTCCCAGTATATCTGAATGTCAGCAATAATAACAGAGCAGACACCGTTCTATATGCCTTTTTAGAGGCTGTACAGCAGTTTGGTTTGCCGAGAAGGGTCCGATCTGACAAGGGTGGTGAAAATGTCTTAGTGGCTGAGTACATGGTTGAACACCAACCAATAGTCAATAGACCATTTATTGCAGGGAGGTCTGTTCATAATCAAAG gatTGAAAGGTTGTGGAGAGAAGTGTGGGCTGGCGTCACAAGCTTGTACTATGCCATATTCTACGGCCTAGAAAATGAGGGTATCCTGGATCCCACCAGTGAGGTACACATAATGATGCTACACCTCGTCTTTGTTCCACGGATACAAACCCATTTAAACCGATTTGCAGAGGCACTGAGGCGGCGTCCACTTAGAACAGAGAACAACCGTACTCCTCTTCAACTGTGGATGACTTCTAGACATCCACCCACTAATGAACAG GTCGATACAGATGTTTATGGTATAGACTACAACCCAGAGACAGTGTTATTCCACCAGGAATCAGTTGAAGTTCCAGCTACCATGGAAATAGGCGATGATCACAGACAGCGGATACAAGATATTCTTCAAAAAGATTCAAACAACTTAGGTGttgatatttacaaagaaatactGGAATTTTGGACTGTAAATTGA
- the LOC128202963 gene encoding uncharacterized protein LOC128202963 isoform X2, whose product MNVEEQLSCIKDLCRQKILHVIQSLENARTLNITIELQEILRYLLQLSSLTCIRSCIVFVQEALQILEQLPTENEISEIEVCKRQGRKYDIPGETLQYLIESGLRVKEISELLNVSKRTVERRMEEFNLSIRQTYSNLSDNDLRQEVEELCSSFPNVGYRTIQSLLLSQGLKVQELRVRQAVRECDPCGVLFRKVFLTSCRIQRRTYSVSGPQALWHIDGNHKLIRWRLVIHGGIDGYSRFPVYLNVSNNNRADTVLYAFLEAVQQFGLPRRVRSDKGGENVLVAEYMVEHQPIVNRPFIAGRSVHNQRIERLWREVWAGVTSLYYAIFYGLENEGILDPTSEVDTDVYGIDYNPETVLFHQESVEVPATMEIGDDHRQRIQDILQKDSNNLGVDIYKEILEFWTVN is encoded by the exons ATGAA TGTTGAGGAACAGCTATCCTGCATCAAAGATCTCTGCAGACAGAAGATACTGCATGTGATTCAGAGTTTAGAGAATGCCCGCACTCTCAACATTACTATAGAGCTACAAGAgatattaagatatttgttaCAGTTATCCAGCTTAACTTGTATAAGAAGCTGTATAGTATTTGTTCAAGAAGCTCTTCAGATCCTAGAACAGTTACCAACAGAGAATGAAATTTCGGAAATAGAAGTTTGTAAAAGACAAGGTAGAAAATATGATATCCCTGGTGAAACACTGCAGTATCTAATTGAATCCGGACTGAGAGTAAAGGAAATTTCAGAATTACTTAATGTGAGTAAGAGAACAGTTGAGAGAAGAATGGAAGAGTTCAACCTGTCAATCAGACAGACTTATAGCAATTTATCTGACAATGATTTAAGGCAAGAGGTTGAAGAGCTCTGTTCCAGTTTTCCAAATGTTGGGTACAGAACTATTCAGAGTCTTCTTCTTTCACAAGGATTGAAGGTACAGGAGTTAAGAGTAAGGCAGGCTGTAAGAGAGTGTGATCCTTGTGGGGTTTTGTTTCGCAAAGTTTTCCTGACTTCATGTAGAATACAGAGAAGAACTTACTCTGTTAGTGGTCCTCAAGCCCTTTGGCATATTGATGGAAACCACAAGTTAATAAG aTGGCGACTTGTTATACATGGAGGAATAGATGGTTACTCCAGGTTCCCAGTATATCTGAATGTCAGCAATAATAACAGAGCAGACACCGTTCTATATGCCTTTTTAGAGGCTGTACAGCAGTTTGGTTTGCCGAGAAGGGTCCGATCTGACAAGGGTGGTGAAAATGTCTTAGTGGCTGAGTACATGGTTGAACACCAACCAATAGTCAATAGACCATTTATTGCAGGGAGGTCTGTTCATAATCAAAG gatTGAAAGGTTGTGGAGAGAAGTGTGGGCTGGCGTCACAAGCTTGTACTATGCCATATTCTACGGCCTAGAAAATGAGGGTATCCTGGATCCCACCAGTGAG GTCGATACAGATGTTTATGGTATAGACTACAACCCAGAGACAGTGTTATTCCACCAGGAATCAGTTGAAGTTCCAGCTACCATGGAAATAGGCGATGATCACAGACAGCGGATACAAGATATTCTTCAAAAAGATTCAAACAACTTAGGTGttgatatttacaaagaaatactGGAATTTTGGACTGTAAATTGA